A single Anopheles funestus chromosome 2RL, idAnoFuneDA-416_04, whole genome shotgun sequence DNA region contains:
- the LOC125764437 gene encoding uncharacterized protein LOC125764437 — MCTVTNGRLFKSPTKEYPVRRLGINLGFQVNYNLPFRLMDFYKPAYWARALIGVVQGRFKPMTVVSARDFKRSVTHPNSDLTAGQLYRAVEELLETMEFGSDCLAKSVCELAQSPFHREANREDLLMEVTHFLLT; from the coding sequence ATGTGCACCGTTACCAATGGGCGGCTGTTTAAGTCACCGACAAAAGAGTACCCCGTTCGACGTTTGGGCATCAATTTGGGGTTCCAGGTCAACTATAACCTTCCGTTTCGATTGATGGACTTCTACAAACCGGCGTACTGGGCACGGGCCCTCATCGGTGTTGTACAGGGCCGCTTCAAACCGATGACCGTCGTGTCGGCCCGCGATTTCAAGCGTTCGGTCACCCATCCAAATTCCGATCTGACGGCCGGACAGTTGTACCGGGCGGTGGAAGAGTTACTGGAAACGATGGAATTTGGTTCGGATTGTTTGGCGAAAAGTGTCTGCGAGTTGGCCCAAAGTCCATTTCATCGGGAAGCGAATCGGGAAGATCTGCTGATGGAGGTGACACATTTTTTGCTAACGTAA
- the LOC125764434 gene encoding coiled-coil domain-containing protein 149-A, with the protein MASTSMARGRKPPTNSIPSKSNHMDTESDEQEYTALSRKLQSKVEALKIMRYELEKCRTERDQFKLMAETIQLRYSAIKNSLNAPDFQAAGFGNSSAVSLLVKQTRERNEALTTEVESLKQRLYDLEGDIKVVRARNVELQDTCTKLRATNDSLLTTNGDKTWQAEKSQLIAQLEQLRKRNAQLQYDFRSLLDEKEETVTERDAYKCKAHRLNHELNVALRGAGSGASQTLLDIDGLILENKYQTEKIANIENELSLARQAASKYKSMLETNRKKGIIKLGTNNNNKTIMSHSQVKHLLENGTVDELPLKAATISDLKSLCLALLDNVNDKSLALSHQKKTNKLLATKIAELERHIKTLAGSDDRTTMASLSPSQYLLNGYSSATVDQDQDGDIIVRHRNETSEPTLEANGTLEGNSSSGPSHSGQRTEPLSSSSNKSCVLSCSDDEEDDDVAGRCTGDSATTSNISNTEELQAAIEQLVASVERDLQTDEQLPQLPDDIAALIEQFKETANENLS; encoded by the exons ATGGCCAGCACAAGTATGGCCAGGGGTAGGAAACCCCCAACTAATTCTATCCCATCCAAAAGTAACCATATGGATACGGAAAGTGACGAACAGGAG TATACAGCCCTCAGCCGAAAGCTACAAAGTAAGGTAGAAGCTTTGAAAATAATGCGCTACGAGCTGGAGAAATGTCGTACAGAGCGTGACCAGTTCAAACTGATGGCCGAAACGATACAGCTTCGGTATTCTGCCATCAAGAACAGTTTAAACGCACCCGACTTTCAAGCGGCCGGATTCGGAAACAGTTCGGCCGTTAGTCTGCTGGTCAAACAAACAAGGGAACGGAACGAGGCACTAACGACCGAGGTGGAATCGCTCAAGCAGCGCCTATACGATCTCGAGGGTGACATCAAAGTGGTGCGAGCAAGAAACGTTGAGCTGCAGGACACCTGTACCAAGCTAAGGGCCACCAATGATTCGCTTTTAACAACCAACGGCGACAAAACGTGGCAGGCCGAAAAATCGCAACTCATCGCCCAGCTCGAACAGTTGCGAAAGCGCAACGCACAGTTGCAGTACGACTTTCGATCGCTGCTGgatgaaaaggaagaaacggtGACGGAACGAGACGCCTACAAGTGCAAAGCCCACCGATTAAACCACGAACTGAACGTTGCCCTGAGAGGGGCTGGGAGTGGTGCCTCACAGACCCTGCTGGATATCGATGGGCTGATACTGGAGAATAAATATCAAACGGAAAAGATCGCCAACATCGAGAACGAACTAAGTCTGGCACGGCAAGCGGCCAGCAAATATAAG TCGATGCTCGAAACGAACCGGAAGAAAGGCATTATTAAGCTTGGTactaacaacaataacaaaacgatCATGTCCCATTCGCAAG TAAAACACTTGCTAGAGAATGGAACCGTTGATGAGCTCCCACTTAAAGCGGCTACAATTTCCGATCTGAAATCACTCTGCCTAGCACTGCTGGACAATGTGAACGACAAAAGTCTCGCCCTCTCGCATCAAAAGAAGACAAATAA GTTGCTAGCTACTAAAATAGCTGAACTAGAGCGTCACATTAAGACGCTAGCTGGTAGTGATGACCGGACAACGATGGCTAGCCTATCGCCTTCACAGTACCTACTGAATGGGTACAGTTCGGCTACAGTTGATCAGGACCAAGATGGTGATATTATCGTTCGGCACCGTAACGAAACGTCTGAACCCACACTAGAAGCGAACGGAACCCTGGAGGGTAATAGTTCCAGTGGACCATCGCATAGTGGACAGCGTACGGAACCACTCTCATCGAGCTCGAATAAAAGTTGCGTACTGAGTTGTTCCGATGACGAAGAGGATGATGATGTAGCCGGTCGCTGCACGGGCGATAGTGCGACAACGTCAAACATCTCCAATACGGAAGAATTGCAGGCTGCGATTGAGCAACTGGTGGCGTCTGTCGAACGTGATCTTCAAACCGATGAACAGTTACCTCAACTGCCGGACGATATCGCAGCTCTGATCGAACAGTTTAAGGAAACGGCAAATGAAAATCTATCCTAA
- the LOC125764431 gene encoding bumetanide-sensitive sodium-(potassium)-chloride cotransporter-like, giving the protein MVRTDPKGYDNPTITVSDENVVLEMSNGNGRMHRDSLLGLSEPLPRLDHYRASQRNAKRPSIGVLHGDPRDSKDGEPEEQLEEESKAPAHAIRLGWVQGVLTPCLLNIWGVMLFLRLSWVVGEAGIIQTLIIIALSYLVCVMTTLSLSALCTNGQIKSGGLYYIISRSLGAEFGASVGIVFAFANSVNAAMNTIGFCSSLNDLLRSLDTKIVDGGTNDIRIVGSVFLLLMIIICAIGMDWEVKAQNFLLVLIIVAIFNFIIGAIIGPGNSTEEIGKGFLGISTTLLAANMGPGYTVMNGVQQNFFSVFAIFFPSVTGIQSGANICGDLRDPAKAIPKGTLWACLISAISYVLFSFMAAGAAVRQASGNASDIVGVTFTSCAAGNCTYGLLNDYTVMQLISLTSAITYAGCWAATLSTALTNILSVPRLIQALGIDRIYPGLIFFSKGYGKHGEPYRGYGLVFLVSLIFILIADLDAIASLITNLYLASYAFINFCTFHAATVKPLGWRPTFRYFHPYVSLLATVLCVAIMFLISVVSSFIAMAFIFVLYLVVVYRKPEANWGSSVQAQAYKTALNSTLNLEGTSDHVKNYQPQILAIAGDPMHRPGLIDLAHLITKHSSLMVIGNIIPQRLPYKRRRALSDMGKNYLKDSNIRAFYKIVDGVDFDQGARCLIQSTGFGRLAPNILMLGYKTNWRTADHQQLNAYYNTLHTAFDNRLALLILRMGKGLDIFKGLSSSDLYTTIPSPPETTVSITSKRMAARRSLMPVNSNLDLHELIQSNRSSQTSPAPTFHAAPTFDYVAPPVIAEPEANLFKQKQPKGTIDVWWLYDDGGLTMLLPYIITTRSKWEKCKIRVFALSSVNLQEEETNLKLLLDKLRISYLSLTMVKVTDKPMESTIEEHRELLRTVTGSNDDLPVLSEAEKQQLEIKTNRQLRLRELLLEHSKSASLIVMSMPVPRQDTVSAVLYMSWLEMLTKDMPPFLLVRGNQTEVLTFYS; this is encoded by the exons ATGGTGCGAACTGATCCAAAGGGTTACGATAACCCGACCATTACCGTTTCTGACGAAAACGTGGTTTTGGAGATGAGTAATGGGAATGGTCGAATGCATCGAGACAGTTTGCTGGGACTGAG TGAACCATTGCCCCGTTTGGACCATTACCGGGCATCGCAGCGCAATGCAAAGCGACCCTCGATCGGTGTGCTGCATGGCGATCCGCGTGATTCCAAGGATGGAGAACCGGAGGAACAGCTCGAGGAAGAGAGCAAAGCACCTGCCCATGCAATCCGGCTCGGTTGGGTGCAGGGTGTACTGACACCGTGTCTGCTCAACATCTGGGGAGTGATGCTGTTCCTGCGTCTGAGCTGGGTTGTTGGTGAGGCCGGTATCATTCAGACGCTGATCATTATAGCCCTCTCGTATCTGGTGTGCGTCATGACCACGCTGTCACTGTCCGCGCTCTGCACGAACGGACAGATTAAGAGTGGTGGCCTGTACTACATAATATCTCGCTCACTCGGGGCGGAGTTCGGTGCCTCGGTCGGTATTGTGTTTGCGTTCGCCAACTCGGTGAACGCGGCCATGAATACGATCGGTTTCTGCAGCTCACTGAATGATCTACTGC GAAGTCTCGATACGAAGATCGTCGATGGAGGTACCAACGATATTCGCATCGTTGGTTCAGTGTTTCTGTTGCTGATGATCATCATCTGTGCCATCGGCATGGATTGGGAGGTGAAGGCACAGAACTTCCTCCTGGTACTGATCATTGTGGCCATCTTTAACTTCATTATCGGCGCTATCATCGGTCCGGGCAATTCTACCGAGGAGATCGGTAAAGGATTTCTGGGCATTTCGACGACTCTGCTGGCGGCCAACATGGGCCCGGGCTATACGGTGATGAACGGTGTGCAGCAGAACTTCTTCAGCGTGTTTGCAATCTTTTTCCCGAGTGTGACCGGCATCCAGAGCGGAGCGAACATCTGCGGTGACCTGCGCGATCCGGCGAAAGCTATTCCGAAAGGAACCCTGTGGGCGTGTCTCATATCCGCTATTTCGTATGTGCTTTTTTCGTTCATGGCAGCAGGAGCCGCGGTCCGGCAAGCATCCGGCAACGCTTCCGATATTGTTGGTGTTACGTTTACTAGCTGCGCTGCAGGT AACTGTACGTATGGATTGCTGAACGACTACACGGTTATGCAGCTAATTTCACTGACCAGCGCCATCACCTATGCGGGATGTTGGGCTGCTACTCTCAGTACGGCCCTCACGAACATTCTCTCCGTACCACGGCTCATCCAGGCACTCGGTATCGATCGCATCTATCCGGGTCTGATCTTCTTCTCGAAGGGTTATGGCAAGCACGGCGAACCGTACCGTGGTTACGGGCTTGTCTTTCTAGTGTCGCTCATCTTTATTCTGATTGCCGATCTGGATGCGATCGCATCGCTCATCACTAACCTTTACCTGGCATCGTATGCATTCATCAACTTCTGCACTTTCCATGCCGCGACCGTGAAACCACTCGGATGGCGTCCTACATTCCGCTACTTCCACCCGTACGTCAGTCTACTCGCTACCGTGCTTTGCGTCGCGATCATGTTCCTGATCTCGGTCGTATCGTCCTTCATCGCGATGGCTTTCATCTTCGTGCTGTATCTGGTGGTTGTGTACCGTAAACCCGAAGCAAACTGGGGTTCATCCGTACAGGCACAAGCGTACAAAACCGCACTCAACTCCACACTCAACCTGGAGGGTACGAGCGATCACGTCAAGAACTATCAGCCACAAATTCTTGCAATAGCCGGCGATCCCATGCACCGTCCGGGACTGATCGATCTGGCACATCTCATCACCAAGCACAGTTCGCTGATGGTGATCGGTAACATAATTCCCCAACGTTTGCCGTACAAACGTCGACGAGCACTGTCCGACATGGGCAAGAATTACCTGAAGGATTCGAACATTCGGGCGTTCTACAAAATTGTCGACGGTGTAGACTTCGATCAGGGCGCACGGTGTTTGATCCAGTCGACGGGCTTTGGACGTTTGGCGCCCAATATTCTGATGCTGGGTTATAAAACCAACTGGCGCACTGCAGATCACCAACAGCTGAATGCGTACTACAATACGTTGCA TACCGCGTTCGATAATCGGCTTGCACTGTTGATTCTGCGCATGGGTAAAGGGCTTGACATCTTCAAGGGTTTGTCGAGCAGTGACCTGTACACGACGATTCCATCACCACCGGAAACGACCGTATCGATTACGTCCAAGCGTATGGCAGCCCGCCGTTCGTTGATGCCGGTCAACTCGAATCTCGATCTGCACGAGCTAATACAATCGAACCGTTCCAGCCAAACTTCACCGGCTCCAACGTTCCATGCCGCTCCCACCTTTGACTATGTCGCGCCCCCGGTAATAGCCGAACCGGAAGCGAATCTGTTCAAGCAAAAGCAACCGAAGGGCACgatcgatgtctggtggttgTACGATGATGGTGGGTTAACGATGCTACTACCGTACATCATAACGACGCGCTCGAAGTGGGAAAAGTGCAAGATACGCGTGTTTGCACTCTCGTCGGTTAACCTGCAGGAGGAGGAAACGAA CTTGAAACTGCTACTCGATAAGCTGCGTATCAGCTATCTCAGTCTCACGATGGTCAAGGTGACGGACAAACCGATGGAATCGACTATTGAGGAGCATCGGGAGCTGTTGCGTACCGTCACCGGTAGCAACGACGATCTGCCCGTACTGTCGGAGGCGGAGAAACAGCAGCTTGAAATCAAAACCAACCGTCAGCTGCGTCTTCGGGAACTGCTGCTGGAACACTCGAAGTCTGCTTCGCTGATCGTCATGTCGATGCCCGTTCCCAGACAG GATACTGTATCGGCCGTACTGTACATGTCTTGGCTTGAAATGTTAACCAAGGATATGCCACCATTCCTGTTGGTGCGTGGCAACCAAACGGAGGTCCTCACCTTCTACTCCTAG
- the LOC125764430 gene encoding bumetanide-sensitive sodium-(potassium)-chloride cotransporter-like translates to MVWEQYGIVSVTSRVLSSIRRSKKITPNKEDTGQENGVQQTTVTSLADLPKVIFTIDAESADQSWTTIDLESGYDDHTVHAELTDVDSHLTRDPLPRLEHYRTSQKAIRRPSIGELHGDLDEQDSEANHKTDQRPTDADHHVRLGWIQGVLIPCLLNIWGVMLFLRLSWIVSLAGILETLLIIGLSYLVCVITTLSLSAICTNGQVKGGGIYYLISRSLGPEFGGAVGIVLAFSNSVSASMNTIGFCSSLNQLLGSFGVKIIDGGVNDMRLVGTVTILIMVIICAVGMDWETKAQNFLVIAIAIAIGGFVLGVLLGPRTDNDRGKGFTGVSGDRFVNNLGPDYRFSEGIEQDFFSVFGIFFPSVTGVQAGANICGELKDAATAIPKGTLLALLISGISYVVFVLLAGSASYRDASGDLRDLVNGTFAICQRSLPEEPCKYGLHNDYNIMQLMAVSGAVIYAGCFAATLSTALTNLLSVPRIIQALGTDRLYPGLTFFAKGYGKRNEPYRSYALVLCVSVLFVLLANLNLVAPLISNFYLASYALINFCTFHAATVKPIGWRPTFRFYNQWVSLFGTVLCVLIMFLIDIISTGVTMVLIFVLHLAVIYRKPDVNWGSTTQAQSYKSALSAALKLQCVGDHVKNYHPSVLVLTGQPASRPALVDLAHQITKNQALLIVGDVVGERLSHRKRELRSSESRCFVESRKIEGFYQLIDGIGLEKGVRALIQTSGVGKLSPNIVLVGYKADWMRCSIQELQTYYNVLNDVFDNRMSLAILRLPNGLDFSHLTNDITSNGSLGTIANDSLSSLQQIIDTAPPGANKLMYVDSNLGLKSMKKCWRKTESPSNTSRDSIACSTRNGSCLPLELHDRLNVFRHKQSKGTIDVWWLYDDGGLTMLIPYILSLRSKWTHCKVRVFALTNQQKELELEQKNMANLLAKLRIDYSSLVMLQDVTKPPQSDTVMMHQQLLKSFEHMPTQLTPPDLSSPERIALAEKTHRQLRLREMLLEHSAEAKLIVMSMPMPRMGTVSAPLYMSWLEMLSKDMPPMLLVRGNQTSVLTFYS, encoded by the exons ATGGTGTGGGAACAGTACGGTATAGTGAGCGTAACGAGTCGCGTTCTAAGCTCGATCAGAAGATCGAAAAAGATAACGCCCAACAAGGAGGATACTGGGCAGGAGAATGGTGTGCAGCAAACAACGGTCACATCATTGGCTGATTTGCCAAAAGTCATCTTTACTATCGATGCTGAATCGGCAGACCAGAGTTGGACTACCATTGATCTCGAGTCGGGATATGACGATCATACGGTGCATGCGGAGCTTACAGATGTCGATAGTCACCTGACCAG GGATCCTCTTCCACGATTGGAACATTATCGTACCTCGCAGAAAGCAATCCGACGACCTTCGATCGGTGAACTGCACGGTGATCTCGATGAGCAGGACTCG GAGGCGAACCACAAGACTGACCAACGCCCGACCGATGCAGACCATCATGTGCGGTTGGGGTGGATCCAGGGTGTACTGATACCGTGTCTACTTAACATCTGGGGTGTAATGCTATTTCTGCGGCTTAGCTGGATTGTGTCACTGGCAGGTATACTGGAGACACTGCTCATCATTGGCCTATCGTATTTGGTGTGCGTCATAACCACTCTATCCCTATCGGCCATCTGTACCAATGGTCAAGTGAAAGGTGGAGGTATCTACTACCTGATATCACGTTCCTTGGGTCCAGAGTTTGGTGGTGCAGTCGGTATAGTGCTGGCCTTTTCCAACTCTGTGTCGGCGTCGATGAACACGATCGGTTTCTGCAGTTCCCTCAACCAGCTGCTTG GTAGTTTTGGTGTTAAAATCATTGATGGTGGTGTGAATGATATGCGACTCGTCGGTACAGTTACGATACTGATCATGGTGATCATCTGTGCCGTCGGTATGGATTGGGAAACGAAGGCACAAAACTTCCTCGTCATTGCCATCGCGATCGCCATTGGAGGATTCGTACTGGGAGTGTTGCTTGGCCCACGTACGGACAACGATCGGGGTAAAGGATTTACCGGTGTGTCCGGTGATCGGTTCGTGAACAACCTTGGTCCCGACTATCGTTTCAGCGAAGGTATCGAACAGGATTTCTTCAGCGTGTTTGGGATATTCTTCCCGAGCGTAACGGGTGTACAGGCAGGTGCCAACATCTGTGGAGAGCTGAAAGATGCTGCTACAGCCATACCGAAGGGAACACTGCTAGCGCTTCTCATTTCCGGCATCTCGTACGTTGTATTTGTGCTGTTGGCTGGTTCGGCCAGCTACCGTGATGCATCGGGCGATCTGAGGGATCTAGTAAATGGTACGTTCGCCATCTGTCAGCGTTCGCTCCCGGAGGAACCTTGCAAGTATGGGCTGCACAACGACTACAACATCATGCAGCTAATGGCTGTTTCCGGTGCAGTTATCTATGCCGGTTGCTTTGCCGCAACACTGTCCACCGCGCTAACGAATCTCTTATCGGTTCCACGCATCATTCAAGCGCTCGGAACCGATCGGCTTTATCCGGGATTGACGTTCTTCGCTAAGGGGTACGGAAAACGCAACGAACCTTATCGAAGCTATGCGTTGGTACTGTGCGTATCGGTGCTGTTTGTCTTGTTGGCGAATCTTAACCTTGTAGCACCGCTCATCTCTAACTTCTATCTAGCGTCTTACGCACTTATCAACTTCTGCACGTTTCATGCGGCCACCGTAAAACCGATCGGTTGGCGACCAACTTTCCGATTTTACAACCAGTGGGTTAGTCTGTTCGGTACGgtgctgtgtgtgttgatCATGTTCCTGATCGATATCATCTCCACCGGCGTCACAATGGTGTTGATCTTCGTGCTCCATTTGGCCGTTATCTACCGCAAACCGGATGTGAACTGGGGTTCCACAACTCAAGCCCAAAGCTATAAGAGTGCCTTGTCAGCCGCGCTCAAACTGCAGTGCGTTGGCGATCATGTTAAGAACTATCATCCATCGGTGCTGGTACTGACAGGGCAACCTGCCAGCAGACCGGCCCTTGTCGATCTTGCACATCAGATAACGAAGAACCAAGCGTTATTGATAGTGGGCGATGTAGTGGGTGAGCGGTTGTCGCATCGAAAGCGCGAACTTCGATCGTCCGAGAGCCGCTGCTTTGTGGAGTCGCGTAAGATAGAAGGATTCTACCAGCTGATCGATGGTATTGGACTGGAGAAAGGTGTACGTGCGTTAATACAAACATCTGGCGTTGGTAAACTATCACCCAATATCGTGCTAGTGGGTTACAAAGCTGACTGGATGCGATGCTCCATACAAGAGCTGCAGACTTACTACAATGTGTTGAA CGATGTGTTCGACAATCGTATGTCTTTAGCAATATTGAGGCTTCCGAATGGACTTGATTTTTCCCATCTGACTAACGACATTACTTCCAACGGTAGTCTTGGAACGATCGCAAATGACTCCTTATCTAGCTTGCAGCAAATTATTGATACCGCTCCACCTGGTGCTAACAAACTTATGTACGTCGATTCCAACCTTGGATTGAAAAGTATGAAGAAGTGTTGGCGGAAAACCGAAAGTCCCTCCAATACTAGTCGAGACAGTATCGCATGTTCAACCCGCAATGGATCCTGCTTACCGCTGGAGCTACACGATCGTTTGAACGTCTTCCGGCACAAGCAATCGAAGGGTACGATCGATGTCTGGTGGCTATACGACGACGGTGGGCTTACGATGCTCATCCCGTACATCCTTTCGTTGCGCTCCAAATGGACACACTGTAAAGTGCGTGTATTTGCCCTCACCAACCAGCAGAAGGAGTTAGAGCTGGAACAAAAGAA TATGGCAAATTTGTTAGCGAAGTTACGAATCGACTACTCCTCACTGGTCATGCTGCAAGACGTCACGAAACCACCGCAATCGGACACGGTAATGATGCACCAGCAGCTATTAAAAAGCTTCGAGCACATGCCAACGCAACTTACACCACCGGACCTTAGCTCACCGGAGCGTATTGCGCTTGCGGAAAAAACTCACCGACAGCTACGCCTGCGAGAAATGCTTCTAGAGCACTCTGCCGAGGCAAAGCTGATCGTGATGTCTATGCCGATGCCTAGAATG GGCACTGTTTCCGCTCCCCTGTACATGTCCTGGCTAGAGATGCTCTCGAAAGATATGCCACCGATGCTGCTCGTGCGAGGCAACCAAACATCCGTACTAACATTCTATTCGTAA